The sequence below is a genomic window from Chondrinema litorale.
GCTATTGTAAGTAGCCAAATTACACTAATATTAAAACCTAAAGTGTTAAAACTGCTTCCAAAAAATGGTTTATCTGGAGCAAGAAATTGAGTTCTGTAGTTTAGAGGTTGATCAGGATAGTAAACATCCTGATAAATTGGGTCAATTATTTGTATAATTTTACCCTTATTAATATCTATTCTTTCTTCAGCAGAACTGTTTTTCATTAAATCTTCTAATTGATCATTATAATAATGATCTTTAAAATCAGCAAGATCACTGCCTTCTGGTAAAGCCTTTTTCATAACATACAATACTGAATCTTTAGCATCACTTGCTTGAGCTAGATTAATACTGTAGTAATTAGAAGCATCACCTAAATGATACCATATCAATGATGATACTTTTTCATTAAAGTCCTCAGCTGATATATCTTTAACAGAATCTAAAGGAAAATCTGAAAATTTAATTGTATAAATATCTTTTGCTATTTCGCTTTTGATAATACTTAAATTTTCTTCAACAATTTTGATAGTAGAATCATTTTTTCCTATTTCATATGCACTTAATGAACTAGTTAATAGCTCTTGCATCTTAGGTATCCAATATGCTACTTTAAAATTATATTGACTTTCTCTTTTCTCAAATTCAAAAATATTTTTTTGATAATCATTACTTTTAAACTGCTCAACGGCAATAGCTTCGTATGCCCATCTAGATATCATCATATCTGCCACAATAGGCACTTTTCCTCTCTCGCTTATTGAATTATTTAATTTATCAAAATCAAACAATAATCCACTCATTACCATTTGAGGTATAATTAAAAGAGGTATAATTATATAAACAGTTACTGCCGAATTAAATGCTGATGAAATATTTAAACCTAACACATTTGCATGGCATGATACTGTAAATAGCACTATCCAATACATTAAATTTAGTCCTTTAATATCAAGTATTGTATTACCAATAAGCACAAAGCTTAGAGTCTGAATCGCAGACAATGAGAATAGAATTATTACTTTGGAAAGTAGATAACTACTCTTGCTAAGATTCAAGAACTTTTCCCTTTTCAGAATTTTTCTATCTCGAATTATTTCTTCAGCACTTACTGTTAATCCCATGAAAAGTGCTACTAAAATACAAATTAGTATAAATGCGGGAATATTATCATTATGACGATAAATATAAGAATCATCATGAGCCCCTCTATACCTAATTACTAAAGCAAGAAGCAATGCTAATAAAGGAGCTTCTACTAAGTTAATTACTAAATATTGTGTATTACTAACTTTAGAAAGAAAATCTCTAATAGTAAAAATTACAGTTTGATGTAGCTTATTTGGAATTTTTAAAGTTTTCGGAGGCTCTTCATTAAAATCATCCTTTCTATCTAATGTAAACTTTTCTCTAAAATGCTTGTGCCACTCACTTGGTGCTACCTTTCTTTTATTTGTAAATTCACCATATTCATCAACTATTCTAGATTCAATTATATTAAATAGTTGTTCTGGATTTACATTACCACAAGTATTACATTGACCATTTTCACTATCTACCTGACCAGATGCTCTCTTAAAGTATACTAATGCTTCAACAGGATTTCCATAAAAAACTGGATAGCCACCAGTATCCATCAAAAACATTTTATCAAACATTTTATATATGTCTGATGACGGTTGATGTATTACAACAAAAATCAATTTCCCTTTTAAGGAAAGTTCTTTTAATAAATCTATTACATTTTCCGAATCTCTAGAAGAAAGACCTGAAGTTGGTTCATCAACAAACATAACAGCAGGCTCTCTAATAAGCTCAAGAGCTATATTTAATCTTTTTCTTTGCCCTCCACTTATTTTTTTATTTAATACTGTTCCAACTTTTAGGTCTCTGATTCTATCCAAGCCTAAACTCGTCAAAACATTAATTACTTTTTTATCTAACTCTTCTTCCGGTGTATCCTTAAAGCAAAGCTTGGCATTATAGTAAAGGTTTTGATAAACTGTTAAATCTTCTATTAGAAGATCATCCTGTGCTACATATCCAATAACCCCTTCTATCTTAGCTTTCTCTAAAAAGATATCGTAACCATTAATTAATATCTTACCTTTTGAAGGTTTTTCTAATCCAGCTAAAGTGTTAAGTAATGTCGTTTTTCCAGCACCACTAGCTCCCATTATTCCAATTAGCTGCCCTGTATTCTCAGAAATATTTATATTTCTGAGACCAATATCTCCATTTGGAAATCTAAACTCTAAATCATGAACATTAAATGATATTCTATCAGCTTGTTTGTCACTGTTATATCGACTAACAAGATCACTGTAATAAAGAGGGGCACCTTTAGGAGTTTTAAATACACTACCTGGAGCAAATTGTAGAATACTGCCCATTTTCACAGGCATTCCATTCAAGAAAATCTCATCTATGCCTGTGTATTTTGTAAAATAGAGTCCTACACTTTTTATCCTAATAAAGATAATTTCACCATCCAACAATCCAGAATCAATATATTTGATCTTACTTCCTTCTGGAGGTCTTTCATCATCAAATATTAAAATATCTTCATTATCTATTTTTGAGGAATGCTCTTCAATTACAAATCTTTCAATAAGTTTATATTCTTCTGCAGGAACATTAAATACAGTAGCTACTGTATTTATAATTTCCATTCTTTGAGGTGTGAATGATTTGTCAGCAGCAAGTAACTCAAGTAGTTTAATTAAAACAACTACCTTTTGTTTTTGATTTAATGTTTTATTGATCTTTCTACATAGACCTAATGTTCTTACTGAGTCTTTTACATTAGTAAGTTTTTTCTTTGTCTTTTGCTTGCCTCCATCACTGTCAGCCATTACAACTTCCTTAACACCATAGTCTGATGCCTTATCATACAAACTCAGATATTCTTCTACTGTTTTTGCATCAAGTTCTTTCTTGAAAAAACTAATAACAAAATCTCTTTCACCCTCAGTAACCCCACCATCTTGTTTGGAAATTATGGCAAAAAGTTGTGTAAGAGCTTTTAGTATTTCTTCACTCATCTTACTAAAAAAGTTAAACCTTAACTAGATGTCGTGCCTATATTTAAATTCTATATCTTAACGGCAATGCTTCCTTTTATTGCAGAAAAAATAACTGCTTAATTTATAAAAGATGAAATTTCCAAATAGGGTATGGAGATAGATAAAAAAAGCGGCTAACTATAGCCGCTTAAAATGTAAGTATTTATTAATCAAATCAATAAGTCTTAAATTCGAATGGGACATCAACTAATTCAGAAAATTCCTCACCAGCTTCTTCCATATCTTCATCATCCTCATGAAAGTACCACATAATCTTTGCTCCCTCTACCTCTTCAAGTTTTGATAATATATCTAATATCAATTTAGATGATGCAGTATTAAAATATTCTAATTTAAATTCGAATACAGTTTCTGGAGCTGAAGCATCTTTATATTCATCGAGCCAATCCAGAACTGGTTGAAAAAATTCAGCTGAATCTTCAGGAAGAGATCTACCTGATATCTCATAGATTTTATTTTGACTATCCAAAATTATTTTTGGTGTATCTTCGGTTCCTTCAAGATTTAAAATATTCATATCAATAAAGTTTATTAATTTCTTGGAATAGTAGTTTTTAATGAAAAGAAAGATAGATGTTCATTAATTGGCTCAAAATCAAAAATCAATTTTTTTCCTGATTTTCTAGCCATATCAACAAAACCTAAACCGGCTCCTCCTTTTGAAGAAAGTTTACCGTTTTTAATAATATCTTTATAAAGCTGCTTTAATCCGTCTTTATCTAAATTATTTATATCTTCCAGCTTTTTTGACATATCTGATACTTTATCAGAAAGTATTGGGTTACCTGATGTGATAAAATACTCAGAATCATGTTTCCCAATCATAAAAATTGCAGTGTTTTTCCCATAGGTATTCTCGTCAAAAGATTCAGCATGTTTACAAATATTTTGCAAACACTCAACCATTACATTAAAAACCTTTCTTTTAATGCCAGACTCCTCACCCATCGATTCCATATTTCTTTCGGCCATGGCTAACACTGATTTTGTGATATCCTGAGTAAATTCTCCCTCATAAACTAAAATCAGATTTTTAGTTAACATGGTCTTATGCAGGTCATAGATATACTTCATAATAAGCTAATTTTCAAAGCTTTAGTGGCTATTTTCTAATTTCATAAAGCAGCTAAGTATTTTCATTATACTAACTACAAAACTGTATTACTATTATAATTTAATTCCTATCATTAACACATCATCAGTTTGCTTTCTATCTCCCTTCCAATCCTCAAAAGCATTTCCAAAATGTTGTGACATTTGTTCCATAGATTGGCCTTGATTAGTTTGGATAATTGAGCGTATTCTTTGATTTCCAAACTTCTTATTATCACTACCACCAAACTGATCTGGGAATCCATCTGAAAAGAAATAGAGAGATTCTTTATGGTTAATATTCATTCTATGGGTAGAGAAGTTTGTTCTGGTTTTATACTTACCTCCACCAATTGGAAATTTATCCCCTTTTATTTGAACCAGCTCACCATCATGATTCATATATAGAGGTCTGTTAGCTCCTGAGTATTCAAAAAAGTTTTCTTTATAATTTACTCTTAAAAGCGCGATATCCATTCCATCACGAGTAGTTGCATCTGGATCGTCTTGGCGCAAAGTCTTCGTAACACCTTGATTTAAATAGTCAAGTACTTTACCTGTCTCGATTTCTTCCTCACTATTTATCACATCATTCAATATGAAATATCCAATTAAAGATATTAAAGCACCTGGAACACCATGACCAGTACAATCAACTGCTGCTATGTATATGTCATCATTTTTCTGGATAAACCATGGAAAATCTCCACTTACTACATCTCTTGGCTTATAGAAGATAAATGAATCTGGGAACACTTTGTTAATTACTGTATCATTTGGCAAAATGGCTGTTTGAATCCTTTTTGCATAATTGATACTTTCTGTAATCTTTTTATTATTTGTTCTTACCTCATTTTCTGTTTTCTTTCTATCTGTTATATCATGCGAAACCATTAAAACAGATTCAATTGTACCGTCTTCAACTGCTTCAGGAATAGCACTTACCTGCATAATCCTCACATCATCTTTAACAGTAGGAAACTCTAATTCAGTAATAAACTTTTCTTGCTTATTGAAAACTTGTTGAAAAATCTCCTTCCAACTCTCCTTAATTTCATTATTTAGATGAACTTCATCTATAGTTTTATTTAAGAAATAATCTGTATTTCTACCTGTTAAATTCTTAATTACTGGATTAATATAATAGAACCTACCTTCATTATTTACCCTTGTTATAAGGTCTAATGAGTTTTCAGATAGAGCTTCCATCTGGCTTCTCATTCTTTCTTCCTTCTCTGCTCTTCTTCGTTCAGTAATATCTCTAGAGTTAATCACAATACCTTGAATAGCAGGATCATCCAATAAGTTTGTACCTGTAGCTTCAAGCCAAACAGTTTCTCCATTCTTCAATTTATACTCATATTGAGTGGTAATACTATTTTCACTCTCTTTCAATAGCTCATTAAACATTTGCTGAAATGTTTTTATGCTATCATCATGAACCTTTTCAATATCACTTTTTCCAATTAACTCATCTGTAGCATAACCCAAGATAGTTTCAACAGACGGACTCACATATCTTACAGATCCATCTTTTTCGTAAATTGTAATTACTTCTGAAGCATTTTCTAGTAAAACCTGTAATCTTTTTTGAGTTCTATTAACTTCAAGAATTTGATCTTCTAGCCTATGGTTTGTCCTTTTCAACTCTTCCTGAGTTGCTTCCATCTCCTCCGCATTCTGTCTTAATATTTCTTGTTGTAACTGAAGTTCCTCACTCATCTTTCTAGATTCCTGAAGAAGCTTAACTGTTCTTTCATTAACTTTTATGTTAAAGATTGTTCTAGCTACAATTACACTAATTTCTTTTACCAGTGAAATCTGAGTATCATTAAATTTCTCTAAACCTGCAAACTCTAATATTCCAAAAACTTGCTCATTAGTTATTAATGGTAGCAATAAGATACAAGATGGCTTCTTATCACCCAAAATACCGGATGTTATTGTAACATAGTCTTCAGGTACTTCTGTTCTTAAAATAATATCTTGTTCAGCAGCACACTGCCCTACTAAACCTTGTGCTAGCTTGAATTTCCCTTTTAAATATTTCTTTTTGTTATAAGCATAACTTGCTTTCATCTCAAAGAAAACCTCATCTTGGTCATCATCATTCAGAGTATAAAAAGCACCTTGAATTGCTCCAACTTTATTAGTTATATAACCAATAATTTCATCTCCTAAATCTTCTAAGTTATTATGTAATCTTAATAACTGTCCAATTTCAGCAACACCTGTTACTATCCAGTTTCGCTCTTTATCTTTCTTTTCAGCTTCTTGGATGCTATTACTCATTGTAATAAGAGCGTTACCTAGAATATCATCTTTACTCATTGGTGCAAAATCTGCATCATGATTACCTTCTCCAATTTGGTGTGCAAAATCAGCTGTACTTTTAAGCGATACAACCAAGTCTGTAACTGCACTTGCCATTTCTCCTATTTCGTCATTACTTCTTCTTCTAATATTTTCTGGTAAGATACCTTTAGAAACAAGTTTCAATTTGTTTTTAAGAGAAAGAATTGGATTAGTAAGGAATTTAGAGAAGATTACTGAAATCAGGATTGAGAATAAAATAATAACTCCACCTGATTTTAAGAAAGTCCAAATCAGAGGTTCTACAGATGCATCAACTTCAGCTTTATCCATTTTCACAACCATTCCCCATTTCAAACTTGGTATATAATTCCAAGTAGCTAAAGCTTTTAAATTTCTATAATCTGTATCTATTATAAAATCAACATCATCATTATTTACTGCTTTTTGCGCAGCAACAGAATAATCATTATCTGGATCTACAATTGTAGTTAACTCTAAAGCATCTGAATGTCTAAGTAAATTTATATATCTAATTAACCCATCAGTTTGATAACATAAGATTATTTCACCTGTTTCTCCCAATCCTTCATAGCTTTCAATCAATGGGAAGATATCTTTGTTAACATCTATCTCTACTATAAAATAGCCTGCTATATCAAAATTATCGTTTGTTACTGGAGTACAAGCATAAATATTTACTTTTTCATCTGCAGAAATATAAGGTTGACTGTAATAAACAAAGCCATCAATTTCATCTTTAACAATATTGATATCTCTATATAACTTTCCAATTTTAATATCAGTCAATGCATTGTTATAAGAGTATCTAACCTCACCTTCTACATCAGTAAATATAATATTCTTATAAGAATATATATCTTGGATATTTGCTATAGTTTGTAATAAGTTATTAGTATCACTATAAATTTCCCCTTCTTCTGAAATGTCTAGGTCTAAGTTTAATACATTTTGAATTGCTAAAAAATCTGATTTAAAGCTTGGTGTTTTCTTTATATAATCAATATTTTTTTCTAATGATTTAAATACATTCTCAACTTGCCGAGATTTTAAATCACTTAAAAGTTTAAAACTTTCAAAGTATCGTTTTTCTACTGTTTGTAAACTTTCTACATAAGATAGATAGCTTATTGCGAGCACAGTAGAAATTACTACTGAAAGTAGTAACAAAGTAATCTTAGTGCCTATTTTAATATTCTTAAACATACGGATATTCTTTTACCCTAATCTGCTGAATAAAAATCAATCGTTAGAAATAGATTAAACCTGATAAGTTATTTATATATTACCCTCTTCCTGTTCTACAATTTCACTCTCAACTACATCATTTGATATTATGTAAGAAGAGGCTTCTTTAAGGAATTTAATTTGGCTTTGGTTAAATTTTGAGAAGCTTGCTATTTCTAACACTCCTTTAACGTCTTCATCTATTTTTATTGGAATAATAGATAAATTATTTGGTTCTGACTCACCTAAACCACTGGTTATTTTAATATATCCTTTTGGCATAGCATCCGATATTACAACATCATTACCAGATTTTGCAGCTTGCCCAACTAAACCTTCTCCAAACTCAAATTTTAATTTTTCAGAATCTGGCATATAAAAGGCATAACCAGCAACAAATTCCTGAAATTTCAAATTATCTTTTTTTATAGTAGCGTATAGTGCGCCAGCACTTGCTTTTACTTCATTACAAATGAAAGCTAGCAGTTTTTCAAACTTCTTCTTTTCGCTATCATATTCTGAATTATATAGAGATTGTAACTTGTGAAGAGATTCTTCCATAACAATATTATCTCCTTCTCTTTTATAGCTTTCTTGCTCTTCTACTTGTTTCTCTTTCTCCACATAAACAATATTTTCTGCCATGTGATTTATGTTATTCATTGAAAACATAAATATTAATAGAAGTACTATAAAGAAATCTATTATCAAAACAGTATAAGACGAAAAAGCTACTCTTTTGGCCTGTTCAATCTTAGCATTTTCAGATATGCCTATTGATTCTAATATATCATTAGGGAGAGATAACAGATCAATTGCCGCATAAAAAGTTACCAGAACAAATAAAATAATTAGTACTATGCTGATATTTCTGTTAAATGTTTTCATGCTTTATTTTTAACAATTTATCGAGTTCGATCAGATACTTAACAATTTCTTCTGTGGTCAGAGTCATATCTATCTCTGTAGCTTCTAAGGCTGATGTTGGCATGGTGTTAATAGTACTTTCTTCAGGACTTTGCACTATTGTTAATCCTCCTCTATCTTTTATTTTTTTCATACCACGTGCTCCATCTTTATTTGCACCCGAAAGTAAAATACCAACTAACTTATCTCTATAAGCATAAGCAGCCGAATCTAATGTTATGTCAATCGAAGGTCTTGAATTATTGACCATTTCTTCTGTTGAAAGAGATATTGAATTACCAAGTTCTATTGACATATGATAATTTGCAGGTGCGAGATATACACTTCCTCGCTTTATGCTCTCTTTATCAAATGGCTCTTGAACTTCTTTCGTACTTTTTATCGACAAAGCTTCAACAAATCCATTTCGAACGTGCTTTAAACGGTGCAGACACAAAAATATTGGCAAAGGAAAGTCCTTCGGTATACTTGAAAGAATTTTAGTAACAGGTTGAAAGCTTCCTGCCGAGCCACCTATCACTATCGCTTTATATTTTACATTTATATTCCTGTAACTAAACATTTAAAACATCTTTGCCTTTTCTAAATACTCATTTTCAAAAACTAAAGGATACTTAATGATGTAAACTATTCTTTCACTTTTTTGTAAATTTTCTCTTCATTGTTTATTACAATGAATTTATTTGCAATGTCACACCAGATTAAAGACTCTTTAGAACCAATACATAGAAATCCATATTTAAAGAGACTTTCATGTAGAAGATATAACACATCATTTTGTAATGTCTGGTTAAAATAGATCATTACATTTCGGCAAAGTATTAAGTCAAATTTTGAAAAAACTTGTCCCTTAACTAAATCATGTTTCCTAAATGAAACATTACTCAGCAACTGCTTATTAAAATAATATTTCTCTTTATCTTCTGTAAAGTATTTGTCTAGCGTATACTTACCTTGATATCTTTCATAATTACTAGAATTTAAGTCTATGTTTTTCTTGCTTACAGTAGCATCTTTTGCTCTGTTTATAATAGCAGAATCAATATCTGTAGCAATTGTGTGGGATTTATCTCTAACACCCATTTCTTCTAGCAAAATTTGCATAGAAAAAACTTCTTCTCCTGAAGAACACCCTGCATGCCAGATACTTAACTTATTATGATTAGATAAAATAT
It includes:
- a CDS encoding ATP-binding cassette domain-containing protein, which gives rise to MSEEILKALTQLFAIISKQDGGVTEGERDFVISFFKKELDAKTVEEYLSLYDKASDYGVKEVVMADSDGGKQKTKKKLTNVKDSVRTLGLCRKINKTLNQKQKVVVLIKLLELLAADKSFTPQRMEIINTVATVFNVPAEEYKLIERFVIEEHSSKIDNEDILIFDDERPPEGSKIKYIDSGLLDGEIIFIRIKSVGLYFTKYTGIDEIFLNGMPVKMGSILQFAPGSVFKTPKGAPLYYSDLVSRYNSDKQADRISFNVHDLEFRFPNGDIGLRNINISENTGQLIGIMGASGAGKTTLLNTLAGLEKPSKGKILINGYDIFLEKAKIEGVIGYVAQDDLLIEDLTVYQNLYYNAKLCFKDTPEEELDKKVINVLTSLGLDRIRDLKVGTVLNKKISGGQRKRLNIALELIREPAVMFVDEPTSGLSSRDSENVIDLLKELSLKGKLIFVVIHQPSSDIYKMFDKMFLMDTGGYPVFYGNPVEALVYFKRASGQVDSENGQCNTCGNVNPEQLFNIIESRIVDEYGEFTNKRKVAPSEWHKHFREKFTLDRKDDFNEEPPKTLKIPNKLHQTVIFTIRDFLSKVSNTQYLVINLVEAPLLALLLALVIRYRGAHDDSYIYRHNDNIPAFILICILVALFMGLTVSAEEIIRDRKILKREKFLNLSKSSYLLSKVIILFSLSAIQTLSFVLIGNTILDIKGLNLMYWIVLFTVSCHANVLGLNISSAFNSAVTVYIIIPLLIIPQMVMSGLLFDFDKLNNSISERGKVPIVADMMISRWAYEAIAVEQFKSNDYQKNIFEFEKRESQYNFKVAYWIPKMQELLTSSLSAYEIGKNDSTIKIVEENLSIIKSEIAKDIYTIKFSDFPLDSVKDISAEDFNEKVSSLIWYHLGDASNYYSINLAQASDAKDSVLYVMKKALPEGSDLADFKDHYYNDQLEDLMKNSSAEERIDINKGKIIQIIDPIYQDVYYPDQPLNYRTQFLAPDKPFFGSSFNTLGFNISVIWLLTIALYATLYFDFLLKMMEFVPSLTSKFPKKK
- a CDS encoding DUF1987 domain-containing protein; translated protein: MNILNLEGTEDTPKIILDSQNKIYEISGRSLPEDSAEFFQPVLDWLDEYKDASAPETVFEFKLEYFNTASSKLILDILSKLEEVEGAKIMWYFHEDDEDMEEAGEEFSELVDVPFEFKTY
- a CDS encoding SiaB family protein kinase is translated as MKYIYDLHKTMLTKNLILVYEGEFTQDITKSVLAMAERNMESMGEESGIKRKVFNVMVECLQNICKHAESFDENTYGKNTAIFMIGKHDSEYFITSGNPILSDKVSDMSKKLEDINNLDKDGLKQLYKDIIKNGKLSSKGGAGLGFVDMARKSGKKLIFDFEPINEHLSFFSLKTTIPRN
- a CDS encoding PAS domain S-box protein, with translation MFKNIKIGTKITLLLLSVVISTVLAISYLSYVESLQTVEKRYFESFKLLSDLKSRQVENVFKSLEKNIDYIKKTPSFKSDFLAIQNVLNLDLDISEEGEIYSDTNNLLQTIANIQDIYSYKNIIFTDVEGEVRYSYNNALTDIKIGKLYRDINIVKDEIDGFVYYSQPYISADEKVNIYACTPVTNDNFDIAGYFIVEIDVNKDIFPLIESYEGLGETGEIILCYQTDGLIRYINLLRHSDALELTTIVDPDNDYSVAAQKAVNNDDVDFIIDTDYRNLKALATWNYIPSLKWGMVVKMDKAEVDASVEPLIWTFLKSGGVIILFSILISVIFSKFLTNPILSLKNKLKLVSKGILPENIRRRSNDEIGEMASAVTDLVVSLKSTADFAHQIGEGNHDADFAPMSKDDILGNALITMSNSIQEAEKKDKERNWIVTGVAEIGQLLRLHNNLEDLGDEIIGYITNKVGAIQGAFYTLNDDDQDEVFFEMKASYAYNKKKYLKGKFKLAQGLVGQCAAEQDIILRTEVPEDYVTITSGILGDKKPSCILLLPLITNEQVFGILEFAGLEKFNDTQISLVKEISVIVARTIFNIKVNERTVKLLQESRKMSEELQLQQEILRQNAEEMEATQEELKRTNHRLEDQILEVNRTQKRLQVLLENASEVITIYEKDGSVRYVSPSVETILGYATDELIGKSDIEKVHDDSIKTFQQMFNELLKESENSITTQYEYKLKNGETVWLEATGTNLLDDPAIQGIVINSRDITERRRAEKEERMRSQMEALSENSLDLITRVNNEGRFYYINPVIKNLTGRNTDYFLNKTIDEVHLNNEIKESWKEIFQQVFNKQEKFITELEFPTVKDDVRIMQVSAIPEAVEDGTIESVLMVSHDITDRKKTENEVRTNNKKITESINYAKRIQTAILPNDTVINKVFPDSFIFYKPRDVVSGDFPWFIQKNDDIYIAAVDCTGHGVPGALISLIGYFILNDVINSEEEIETGKVLDYLNQGVTKTLRQDDPDATTRDGMDIALLRVNYKENFFEYSGANRPLYMNHDGELVQIKGDKFPIGGGKYKTRTNFSTHRMNINHKESLYFFSDGFPDQFGGSDNKKFGNQRIRSIIQTNQGQSMEQMSQHFGNAFEDWKGDRKQTDDVLMIGIKL
- a CDS encoding GAF domain-containing protein; translation: MKTFNRNISIVLIILFVLVTFYAAIDLLSLPNDILESIGISENAKIEQAKRVAFSSYTVLIIDFFIVLLLIFMFSMNNINHMAENIVYVEKEKQVEEQESYKREGDNIVMEESLHKLQSLYNSEYDSEKKKFEKLLAFICNEVKASAGALYATIKKDNLKFQEFVAGYAFYMPDSEKLKFEFGEGLVGQAAKSGNDVVISDAMPKGYIKITSGLGESEPNNLSIIPIKIDEDVKGVLEIASFSKFNQSQIKFLKEASSYIISNDVVESEIVEQEEGNI
- a CDS encoding chemotaxis protein CheB, translated to MFSYRNINVKYKAIVIGGSAGSFQPVTKILSSIPKDFPLPIFLCLHRLKHVRNGFVEALSIKSTKEVQEPFDKESIKRGSVYLAPANYHMSIELGNSISLSTEEMVNNSRPSIDITLDSAAYAYRDKLVGILLSGANKDGARGMKKIKDRGGLTIVQSPEESTINTMPTSALEATEIDMTLTTEEIVKYLIELDKLLKIKHENI
- a CDS encoding CheR family methyltransferase, with protein sequence MYDIEIADLRKLIELVKEKYDYDFKNYAMSSFKRRIKRIVELYKFDSVDALVERLTHNPSFFDEFVSEVTVNVTEMFRDPDFWTILRDEIIPNILSNHNKLSIWHAGCSSGEEVFSMQILLEEMGVRDKSHTIATDIDSAIINRAKDATVSKKNIDLNSSNYERYQGKYTLDKYFTEDKEKYYFNKQLLSNVSFRKHDLVKGQVFSKFDLILCRNVMIYFNQTLQNDVLYLLHESLFKYGFLCIGSKESLIWCDIANKFIVINNEEKIYKKVKE